GGCCGGCGGCTCGGAAGCCATCAAAGAGCTGCACGAGGAGGCGTTGACCCGGGAAACCCCGCTCCAACAGAGCGCCAAGGTCAAAGGCGTGGACAGCCTGCTGGCGGTGGCGCCGGATGGGACCGGCGGCGAGAATTGGGGCATCGAAAATCCCAAGGCCGTGGAAAAATGGGTGGTGGAAACCTGGGAGGATTTCAAAAAGCTGGGCGAAACCTTCGTCGCAGGCAGCCTCAAGGAAATCCAGGGCAACAGCCTGCGCCGCAACGTCAGTGTGGTGGAAGCCGGCAAGAAACTGCTGTATGTCGGTTATGCGCGGGGCATGACCGCCGCGGAATGCCGGGAAACCTTGAATGCAGTGCTTTCTAAATGGGTATCCTAGACATCTTTGGCAAAGGCAAGGGTGAGGCCAAACCGTTGGAAATCCCGGCCGGGACCTTTACGGTGGACAAGCATGGCCATCTGCTCAGTTCGACCCTGCCGACCAGTTTTCCGGAGGAATGCATCGCCCAAATCAGTCAGCCGGTGCTGGCGGCCTTTGCACGGGCGCACGCCTCGCACCAGCCGCTGAGCGAGCTGGTCATCAACTACAGCGCCCTGCGCATCACCGCCAAGGAAATGCGCGGCGGCGCCATGGTCTTTCTGGCCCCGCACGGCCCTGAACGGCAGGAGTAACGCAGCGACAACCAGCCCTTCGTTATGCGCAACAAAAAACTCGACTCCATGATCAGCCAGATGGAGGCGTATCTGGAGTGTTGGAAACAATTCAGCAACTTCATCAATCTGGCCCGCGCCAAGCGTTTCGGTCCCGAGGAGGAGGCGCAATTCCTCGAGGTCAAAAGCGTGATGACGCAGCAGTTGGAGATGATCCTCGCCGCCTTTGAAACCCCGCCGGTCAACCGTGAAGACATCCACAACCTCATCGGCAACGCCAGCTCCATCCGCGCCTTGAGTGAACTGAACGAAAACGCCCTGCGCGGACTGGAAAACCAGTGGCACAAAATTTTCATCGCGCTCCAGGCGGTGCTGGGACAGCTCAAGGTGCAGCAAAAACAACTGGAGGGGCAGTCCATGTGGTCCGGTTTGTTCGGCAAAAAGAAATAACCCCTTCCTCTCCTCGTGTTTTCAGCCAGTTCAACCGCGAGCCGTGAGTGCCATGCCTGAGTGGCTCGCCGTCATTCTCCTGGGCGTCATCGAGGGAATCACCGAATTCCTCCCCATTTCCTCCACCGGCCATCTCTTGCTGGTGGAGCAATATCTTCCCCGGCAGTCGGACCTCTTCAATGTTGTCATTCAGGCCGGCGCTGTGCTGGCGGTCATCCCGCTGTTTCCGGAACGCATGGCCCAAATCGCGCAAGTGCGGCGCTGGCAGGAGCCTGCCACGCGGGATTACCTGCTCAAGTGGGCGCTGGCCTTCGGGCTGACCTGCGCGGGAGGATTCCTCTGGGACAAGCTGGGTAAAAAATTGCCGGAGGAGGCCACGCCGGTGGCCCTGGCTTTGTTCATCGGCGGCATCGGTTTTGTGGTGGTGGAGCAATGGTTGAAAAAACGCCAGGGCACCGCCGAAGTCACGTGGCCCATTGCCCTCGCCGTCGGTGTCGGGCAGCTTTTGGCCGCCATTTTTCCGGGATTGTCCCGCTCCGGCGCCACCATTCTGCTGGCCCTGCTGCTGGGCATGAACCGGCCGGCCGCCACGGAATTTTCTTTTCTGGTGGGAATCCCCACCATGCTGGCCGCCAGCAGTCTTAAAATTTTCAAGGCCGTGCATCACCCCCCGCCAGGAGCCGCCCCCGAGAACTGGGGGCTGGTGCTTTTGGGAACGCTGGTGTCGGCCGTGGTTTCTTTTGTGGTGGTGAAGTGGTTGTTGCGTTTTGTGCAAACGCACACCTTCACCTGGTTTGGTTGGTATCGTATTGCCCTTGGCGCGTTGGTGCTCTGGTTGGGCCAATGAATCATGCAAAGACATTGCGGTTAATATCCATGCCTTCATCCACGGCATGACCTGGTTCTATAGTCAAGGAGGTCAGCAGTTTGGCCCCGTCACCGACGAGGAATTTCAGCGCCTTCGCCGCGAGGGCGTGATTGGCCCGGCCACGCTTGTTTGGCGGGAGGGCTTGCCGGAATGGGTGGAATACCAATCCCTGGCCCCGGCCCCAACCGCCCCTCCCCCGGTTGATTCGCTTGTCTCGCTCCCCCCGGTGGTCTCCGGTCAGAACGTGCCCGCCGACCATCGTTCTTGTGTTCTCTGTGGCCGTTATTATCCACCCGAAGAAGTTTTGCCGCTCAACGACCTCCATCTTTGTGCCGGTTGCAAGCCGGTTTACCGGCAAATGGTGATTGAGGGGTTGCCGTTGCCGGCCTCGCCCACACGCTTGCGGTTTGCCCCCCTGGGCCGGCGCGTGGTGGCTTTTATCCTCGATGGTATCATCTTGTACATCATGCAATTAATCATGTTTATTCCTGCCTCCTTGGGGTTTGGATTCCTGACCAACCAAATGGGCCCGGATAATTTGGGTCTGTTTATCGCTTTCCAGCTTTTTACCAATCTCGTGAGCATGACCCTGCAAATGGCTTACTATGTCTTTTTCTGGCATCGCTATGCGGCGACGCCCGGAAAGATGGTCTGCCGGCTTAAAATCGTGCGCGGGGACGGCTCGCGGATGAGTTTGGGCCGCTGTTTTGGCCGCCATTTCGCCACCTGGCTCTCGGCGCTCACTTGCTGCGTGGGTTATTTGACCCCCTGGTTCGATGAGGAACGCCGCGCCTTGCACGATTTTATCTGTGACACCCGGGTCATCGAGGCGCCGCCGAAGTAAAAGCAACCATTTATGATTCGCCACCCCGCCACCCTCTAGAATGTCATGATGGACTCCCTGGCATGCCCCGCTTGTAAAGGCCTGCTGTCACGCACAGCGCTCACCAGCGGCTCGCCCCAGCCATGCCCGCTGTGTCATGCCCTCCTCCAGGTGGAATTCTTCCCCGCAGCAGACCTTCCCAAACCTTCACGGGAGGTGGGCGAGCCTTTGACCACAGGCGAAGAAGCGGCCTGTTTCCATCACCCGGACCGAAAAGCCTCAAACCTTTGTGCTGCCTGTGGCCGTTTTTTGTGCCGACTTTGCGATTTTGAAGTGGAGGAAGCCCACTACTGTGCCGCCTGCCTGGAGCAAAAGCGCAAGGAGGGCCTCGAGCCGCGCTGGGTCACGTCACGTGTCAGGTATGATGAACTGGCGCTGACGCTGGCCGTGTTGGCATGGCTGGGGCTGGTGTTTCTCTCACCCCTCGCCCTGGTGGTGGCCTGGCGGTTTCGCAAGGCTCCGCCGGGCCTGACTCAGCGGCGCAACTGGCGCATACCCCTCGCCCTATCCCTGGCCACGCTGCACCTGCTGGCGTTGGTCCTGGTGGTAATTTTAATCATGGTCAACTAGACTGAATGACCATGTCCTCCCCCATCCCCTATAAGCCCATCGGCTCCGTTGGCACGCGCGGAGGCGGATTGGATATGATTGCGCCAGTGCGCGTTCGCTTATACCTTGGCCCGGACCATTTGTTGCTCGTGGAGAAGAGCCTGATGCGCGAAAATTATCGCCGCCTTTACTTCCGGGACGTGCAGGCGTTGTGGTGGGCCGGAACGAGAACGTGGCTGTGGCATACCCTGCTGCTGGCTCTGCCGTTGCTCTTTTTGACCGTAATCACGCTCATTGCCTGGGGCAGCGGCGCAGAAGTTTTTCTCGGTGTTTTAACCGGTCTCCTCTTTCTATGGATCCTGGAAAACCTGCGCCGCGGTCCCTCCTGTCGTGTTTTTTTACAAACTCCAGCTCAATGTCTGGAACTTTCACCCATTAATCGTGTGCGAGAAGCCAGACGCTTCCTGGAGCAATTGCGCCCCTTAATCCACCAACACCAGACTCCGTCCGCCCCAGCCCCGTTGGCCCCTCCCTCCCCGTCCTCTCCCGCCAATCCTTAGTTTATGCCCGGCACCACTCCCCTGCATCTTCAGCGCTGCTTTCATCACGCCCTGCGTGAGGCCGTGGCCCGCTGTCCAAGCTGCGGTCGCTTTTACTGCCGGGAATGCATCAATGAGCATCAAGGCCGGCTGCTTTGCGCCTCCTGCCTGCGGCGTCTGTTGCAGGCGCCCGCCCAGAAACGGCGTTGGCCGGCAACGGTGGGACGTTGCGCCGCCGCGCTGGCGGGTGTGGTGGTGGCCTGGCTTTTCTTTTATGCGGTGGGAAGTTTGTTAATCAAGATTCCCTCCAGTTTCCATGAAATGAAAGAGACCAGCTCTTGGGAATCACAAAGGTAAATGGCAGCACGGCCTAAAACGGGTCAGGAAACCGGAGCTTGGCAGCTTTTGGAAGAAGCGCTGGCCCTGTTGCGGCGTTTGCCGGCTCCGGCTTGGGCTTCCTACGCGGCGGGAGTCGTTCCCTTCGTGCTGGGTCTCCTCTTCTTCTGGGGGGAAATGAGCCAGAGCGCGCTGGCCGAGCGGCACCTGGCCACCGCCGCCCTGGGCATGGCGCTGCTGTTTGTCTGGCTCAAAGCCTGGCAGGCCGTTTTTTGTGACGCTCTGCTTGCGCTTCAGGGTTGCCAGGCGGCCCAAAATTGGTCCCTTCACCGGGTGGCACGCATGGTTATTCTGCAAGCCGCTGTCCAACCGTGGGGTTTTTTGGCGATACCTCTGGCGTTGGTCGCGGCCCTGCCCTTTGCCTGGGTGTGGGCCTTTTTTCAAAATCTCAGCGTGGTCGGCCATGGCCACCAATCCTCCCTGCGTGCGACAGTCCTGGAAGCCTGGCGGTGCGCCTGCTGGGCGCCCCGGCAAAACCATTATTTGCTAAGCCTGCTCACTCTTACGGCGCTGGTGGTACTGCTGAACTGGATTAGCGCCTTTGCCCTGGTCCCTTATCTGCTCAAGGCGTGGCTGGGCATTGAAACCTGGTTCACGCGCTCCTCCGTTGCGTACTGGAACCTGACCTTTTTTGCCACCGTGGGGGCTTTGACGTGGGTGACCATGGACCCATTGATGAAAGCCGTTTATACTTTGCGCTGTTTTTACACCCAGGCACGCACCTCTGGCGCGGACATCAAGGCCGAACTTCGTCGCCTCCAAAGCGCCTTCACACCACTCTGGCTGTTGTGGCTGGGATTGCTGCCCCTGGGGGCCTGCGCCTCAGAGAACACCCCGCAAATCACCCCGCCGTCTGGCTCGTTACCCGCCGCACAGTTGGACCAGGCTCTCGACCGCACCCTGCAACAGCGCGAATTTACCTGGCGCATGCCCCGGGTAGAAACCAAGGCCTCTGCCGGGGACAATGCCGGTTTTTTGTCCGCATTCTTTGAGGAGATTGCCGCCACTATTGATGCATGGTGGCAAGGGGTTTCCCTCACCCTGGACCGCTTCGAGCGCTGGCTGGACCGGCTGCTGGGGCGGCGGCGGCTTCCCGGCTGGACTCCGGACAGCGACGGGGTCCAGACCGACTGGCTTTCTCCCCTGCGCGTCATCCTTGTGTTGCTGCTGGGAGTGATGTTGTTCGTGCTGGTCAAATGGCTCTGGCGCCGCCACCGCCAACGGCTCCAGACGGCGCTGGCCGGCCAAGCCGCCGTAGAAACACCTGCTCCGCGCCCGGATTTGCAGAAAGAAGAAGTCAGCCCGGCCCTGCTGCCCGAGGAGGAGTGGCTGGCCATGAGCCGGGATTTTGCGGCGCGCGGTGAATGGCGGCTGGCCTTGCGGGCACTTTATTTGTCCGCGCTGGCCGGCCTGGCGCGGCGCGAGTTGCTGGCGCTGGCGCGCGGCAAAAGCAACCGTGAATATGTTCGAGAATTGGCCCGCAAAACCCATCAACATCCCGGCCTGCTCGAACCTTTTCAGGGGCTGATGCAGGATTTCGAGCGGGTCTGGTATGGCCGTCATGCCGCCGACGCGCAATTATACCAGCGCTGTGAAGAACACCTGAGCCATCTGCAAAACGCATGAAACGCCGCGCCCTGGCCTGGGGATTCGTCCTGGTGCTGGCCGCCCTGTTGGTGGCCGGCCTGGTGCGTCTCTTTCATCTGCGCCAGACGGGAGGGGACCTCTACCCGCCCTACAGTTCCCTGCGTTCTGACCCGCTCGGAATCAAAGCACTCTACCTCGCCCTGGAGGAGCTGGGGCTGGACGTTCACCGCAATTACCGCCCCTGGCGGTGGGTCCAAGCCGACGCCCCGGCCACCTGGCTCATGGTGGGGGTCAAACGCGCCGATTTTCTGGAAGAATGGGCCGAGCATGGCCTCCTCATCGAAGCACTGGCGCAAAATGGTGGGCGGCTGGTCATAGCCTTTGCAGGAGAATTGACGCCTCCATCGGTCAATTGGGGAAGTCTCTGGCGCAAGCTCAACCAAGCCGGCAAAGTCACCAGCGAAAGCCACGCCCCGTTGGAAGAACGATGGCAATTTCAATTTGCGCATCAGGACCTGTCGAAGCAGGAGGATGAAACTTTTTTGCCCGCCACCGCCCGGCGCGTCCCTGCTCTGGCCGATTGGCCGCAGACATTGGATTGGCGCAGCGCTTTGGTTTTCACCAATCATTCCCCGGCGTGGCGCGTGTTGTACGCCGTGAACAACGCCCCCGTGGTCATGGAACGCTCCTGGGGCCGCGGCACCATTGTGCTGCTGTCCGATAGCTACCTGCTCAGCAATGAAGCCATGCGTTTCCATCGCGTCCC
This is a stretch of genomic DNA from Fontisphaera persica. It encodes these proteins:
- a CDS encoding RDD family protein, with product MTWFYSQGGQQFGPVTDEEFQRLRREGVIGPATLVWREGLPEWVEYQSLAPAPTAPPPVDSLVSLPPVVSGQNVPADHRSCVLCGRYYPPEEVLPLNDLHLCAGCKPVYRQMVIEGLPLPASPTRLRFAPLGRRVVAFILDGIILYIMQLIMFIPASLGFGFLTNQMGPDNLGLFIAFQLFTNLVSMTLQMAYYVFFWHRYAATPGKMVCRLKIVRGDGSRMSLGRCFGRHFATWLSALTCCVGYLTPWFDEERRALHDFICDTRVIEAPPK
- a CDS encoding DUF4350 domain-containing protein; translation: MKRRALAWGFVLVLAALLVAGLVRLFHLRQTGGDLYPPYSSLRSDPLGIKALYLALEELGLDVHRNYRPWRWVQADAPATWLMVGVKRADFLEEWAEHGLLIEALAQNGGRLVIAFAGELTPPSVNWGSLWRKLNQAGKVTSESHAPLEERWQFQFAHQDLSKQEDETFLPATARRVPALADWPQTLDWRSALVFTNHSPAWRVLYAVNNAPVVMERSWGRGTIVLLSDSYLLSNEAMRFHRVPPLLAWLVGRSARVVFNETHLGVVEQPGMGNLLRQYRLQGVAAVLLLLALLYIWQNSFPLAPLPQKPSAEQAAYIQGRDTMMGLVHLLRRGIPPRRVLRICLEHWKETAGRNADATVLAEMEARVNAFEQTPARLANPVAVYAELARLAAEKRRHRKSQTPAAPKNSSPSSAL
- a CDS encoding rhomboid family protein yields the protein MPGTTPLHLQRCFHHALREAVARCPSCGRFYCRECINEHQGRLLCASCLRRLLQAPAQKRRWPATVGRCAAALAGVVVAWLFFYAVGSLLIKIPSSFHEMKETSSWESQR
- a CDS encoding DUF4129 domain-containing protein, yielding MAARPKTGQETGAWQLLEEALALLRRLPAPAWASYAAGVVPFVLGLLFFWGEMSQSALAERHLATAALGMALLFVWLKAWQAVFCDALLALQGCQAAQNWSLHRVARMVILQAAVQPWGFLAIPLALVAALPFAWVWAFFQNLSVVGHGHQSSLRATVLEAWRCACWAPRQNHYLLSLLTLTALVVLLNWISAFALVPYLLKAWLGIETWFTRSSVAYWNLTFFATVGALTWVTMDPLMKAVYTLRCFYTQARTSGADIKAELRRLQSAFTPLWLLWLGLLPLGACASENTPQITPPSGSLPAAQLDQALDRTLQQREFTWRMPRVETKASAGDNAGFLSAFFEEIAATIDAWWQGVSLTLDRFERWLDRLLGRRRLPGWTPDSDGVQTDWLSPLRVILVLLLGVMLFVLVKWLWRRHRQRLQTALAGQAAVETPAPRPDLQKEEVSPALLPEEEWLAMSRDFAARGEWRLALRALYLSALAGLARRELLALARGKSNREYVRELARKTHQHPGLLEPFQGLMQDFERVWYGRHAADAQLYQRCEEHLSHLQNA
- a CDS encoding undecaprenyl-diphosphate phosphatase, with product MPEWLAVILLGVIEGITEFLPISSTGHLLLVEQYLPRQSDLFNVVIQAGAVLAVIPLFPERMAQIAQVRRWQEPATRDYLLKWALAFGLTCAGGFLWDKLGKKLPEEATPVALALFIGGIGFVVVEQWLKKRQGTAEVTWPIALAVGVGQLLAAIFPGLSRSGATILLALLLGMNRPAATEFSFLVGIPTMLAASSLKIFKAVHHPPPGAAPENWGLVLLGTLVSAVVSFVVVKWLLRFVQTHTFTWFGWYRIALGALVLWLGQ